AATTATAAGGGGAGTACATTGAGGTGTGGATTTATGACATATTTTGTAttcttatttgtgtgtgatAAAGATTGATTCACTCTCAACATGTTGCATAAATATACTAATGCAATAGAATAGGAAgccttcaccaactaccaaggtgcatgaagagtgaaatgCTTGAAGAGGtccaaaaagctccagcaacacacaTCTTTTTACACATACtataaagatcaactttattaaaaatTCAGCTTGTGGCCTCAGGGTCATCAAGTGCAAGTTACCAACTTCCCGTTCAGGAGATATTTCCCACTGATGCTATGTTCTTTGAGACCAACAGGTTTAAGCATCTTGCCAGAGGACGGTCTGATATGTAATGACCTTAGGAGCTGGGGAGTGACAGATGGACCAGCCAGTCTATCGCCTGGACCAAAGCTAAAGAGAAGAGTCCGCCTTCACCGAACTCTAATGAGGACATGTTTGATGTTAAAATATCTGCTGTGTCAGGTCATTAATTAACTTGAACTACAATCTTTGTGCCCCAAACCTAATCACTCGACGGTTTATGTAATATAACTGAACTAAATGCCGCAACACTGCAACAATGAAAAtgctcaaatttaaaaaaaacactgcaacattgtttgtgttaaaatgtttgtttgatattCATGAGTAAATATGCGGCAGCGTTTTATGTTGAAATCCATTTGAGCAACAGCCCACCTTTTCCAAAACCTGCAACAGGAGGtgatttcatcatttttctaAATAAGTGAGATAGTCACTTTAAAACAGTGAGAAGAGctcacagaaagaaaactgaataCAACAATCTGTAAGGTAAACTGACCACATCTGTTTTAAGTAGTATGTTCCTGTACAAGGGCCTTATAATACTTATTTTAATATCTATACTGAGGCAGTAATCTGTGTCTGTTtccctttgtcatgatgcttttgatgtctcctgtgaagcactttgaatggccttgttgctgaaatgtgctgtataaataaactggccttgccttgccttaatttctgtcaggaaaaaaaagtgtaaatatgtCTCTGTAAAGGTGAATCATTTCATCCTgtaagatgtgtttgtgttgtgtaagAAGTCCTgtggagagagatgaagagctCACCATCACCATCGATAGACTCCTGTAGGGCTTTGAAGGAGCCAGACTGTCGAGGCTCCTGTGGTTCCTCCTCGCCGCTCTGCAACATCCTGTACACGTCAGAGTCCTCGATGCTGGTCAGAGGTCTGGGGCTGATACATAACCATCCACACTTAAATACAGTCCACCATTCTATCTATGTAGAACTATTGATGAATGAATTATTATTTGATTGTgacacaaaaaagtatttttttttcacagtcttATAAGTCAAATTTATTCAGAAAGATTCTTCATGCTAGCAGATACAATGAATGTTAATATTAAGAGCATTCCTCTGAAGATTTTTAGTTTCTTTCTGGTTTGAGAGTGGAGGAGATCAAGTAAGAACCTGCTCAAGATTACAGAGCTACAGCGTGGCAAGTCAGCcttaaaaggagaaaaatgtaGAGGAGTAGAGGTGGGATGAGGACAATGAGGAACTAAAGGGTAGTGATTACAGAAAGATACAGCAGGCTGATTCTACAACATGCACTCTTATCTTCTATCATGTTCTGTTACATATCAAATGAATCTAACCCTGATGTCTCTGTATTTCCATGTAATCTAGAAATAATTCTAAAAGAGGAATAATTTATTGCAACAGATGACATGATAGGCCAGATTTGATGCATGTTAGAAACTGTGTTGAAGTCATGGAAAGATTCATTCCTGTGAGCCTTGGTAGTAAATTCTCTGAGTGACACACCATATATCAGGTAGCCTAATGAAATCCTCATGAACAGAGAGGAAGGCTGAAGGctcacacactgtaacacatcTGTGATCGTCAGAAGCTGCTCAGCTgacaccttcaaacacacagagtgactcAGGAGGTGAGTCATGTGAGCAGCAGGTGGAATCAagtaagatgtaaaaaaaaaaaaaaaaaccaacagcaaacaaaaaaaaagtatgtacTGCCATGTTAGTAACCCTGTTTGTCACAgttatacaaaaaaacacaacataaatttAGATAATgctattcttgttttttatattgtaagtgcttatttatgtatctattcttatattgttttatttgctttgataacatgctgctgtaacaccacaatttcccagtttgggatcaataaagtaattctattctattctcaGACTGTAACCAAAAATTTGGCCTGAGGGGGGCACCAGAGGAGAGattatttatgttgtaaaatgttgtcCAGAGGGGTGGGCAGGGGTGAGATGGGAccccctagaaatctgattggccaccccagatGCCAACCcaaaaaaatcctaaactgtgattggctatttgcacTATCAGAGGCGGGACTATATTTTAAAACCAACAATTAGTTATTTTTGCAGAATGCTGCTAGTAGTTTTCTTTACAGACCAATTTaacctattttttttgtttttactttaaattgtaattacaattattacacatttatttcacaaaaaaagtgcATAGAAAAGCAATACAATCTGTCTTGCTTGCAATAAACCAACTGGCAATGTGTCGGTGCATTTTGTGCATTTGAACATGAATCTGATTtttgtgtcaaaaaaaacaaacaagcttatgttgccattatcttgtgttataaagtagaTATTATTGGAGAGGTTAGAAAGGTTAAATAAttgatatttgtgtgtttgtttgcacatcacatccccccccccccccccccccctgcattagtcagtgccccagttgggccatcCCTGCTCAAAATAAACCCAATAAACCTCCACGGTCGAAACTAATAGGCTAGAATCATAAATGGACAATGTCTGGAGAAGACCTTTGAGATTGAAACGTAGCTTTTTCAAATAATATTGCTGAGAGCTTTTAATATAGTGTCCCGATCCTTCTTTGATCTTGCCttcagttgtattttttatcacctcaaaaagttttttttggaaCCCGTACCCTAAACCTAATTTTGTCTCCAAAACCGATAGGAAAATAAATCTAGCATGTTTATTGTGTGGTGCTTTTTAATGAGCCTGAGTGAGTAGATTGAGTGAGAAGCATCACCTCCCAGGCTTTTGGTGCACCAGGCCTCTGATCTGTCCCTGCATGGCGTCCTGGATGTTTCCTGAGGAGTAGAGGCCTATAGGAGTGTTGTATGCTGAGCTGACCACTTGGCGCTTGTCATCGATGTTTGCTGCTGCTACAAATGGCTGAGCTTTTCGGTTGTGACCTGTGCCGATAGGTTTATATTCCTGcggggagaagaagagagcaaTACTTTTAGTAAGACAACAGCAAACTAATTATTCGAAGCAAAATAACTGGGATTACCTTTCATGAACATGTATTATCTTCTCAAGCTCATACAAACCTGTTGTTCTGCTTCCAGGTTCATTTTGTATGGCTGAGCTCTGCCGTCCTCCACAACACGAGGAGACCACAGTTTGGAttcatttctgtaaataaaaaatcaagatCCTGGTCAGAATGTCAGCCCAAGGTGACGGATGAATATATCATGACCTTTATAATCTGTTTTGGCTCTTTCAAAcacccaatttaaaaaaaaggagggggttAGTGTCGGGTAAAAAAAGAGCAAGcatattttttggggctttattggagagacaggacagtagagtCTGAAATTGGGCAGAGAGCCTTTCAAATGTGCGGAAATGAGCCGCCTCTGTTTGTTATACAAACAGGACATGGCAGAGGCCATATGTAACGCACCATAAGGTAAGAGCACTTTAAAGTTAGCCTTAATGTATAGAAGGTAAAATAGAGCTTTCCAGTGTGCACCCTGTgcaatgacatgtgggaaaggggccacaggtcaGTCAGAGATGAAAACAATAAACCCTCACGGTTCATAAGATGTTCGACAGGTACAATTATGTTTACTAACCTTTGAATTTCATTAACGCAAATTAAAACGATTAACTGGTTAATTTCCTTTCTTTAGCTCAGCTGGTGACTGGGGGTCAAAAGCAGACACTGTTTGGTTTTAAAGGGCTACAAGCCAAACAGCTTGGAAAGTGCTTCTTCTATGCACCAGTGTACgttattgaaacatttattaacatctgttttttaCTAGACACAGTAAAAGCAACAGCAGCCCAAAGAGTGATCCAAAATAATATCATGACAACAGCTTGGACTTTAGACTATGATACCAGCTGCCAGAAACATGATAACATGAACTTAAAAAACTATTACTTTAAATAACTATTGTTTAATTATTATgccctcagtgatgtcactctaAAGAGACAATATGAACCCAACACACTTCACATTTTGAGAAGCAGGCAAAGTAGTGGAGTTTAGGCGGGCCAAATTCATATCTTTGTTTCTGAAACACGCTTTAGCTCATCAAGCTCTCTAAATAGCTAACATCCTTCAAACGAGGAAAAGAACACAGATAAAGCTGTCTATTACTTTCtaatgctttgttgtttttgttataacAGGTAGtgtgcatgttttctgtttccgACCTCTCTACAGTGAGACAGAGCTGACTGCTGGACTCCTTGATCTTGTTCTGGGCTTCACAGTGCAGCATGTCCGAGGCCGGGGCCCCCTCGATGGCCAGGATGATGTCACCAGCACACAAGTTGGCTACAGAGGCCTTACTGCCGGGAGTGATCTGAAAGTGAAAGAGAATAAAGGTATATGGGGGAAACGAATAATGGACAGTGCAGAAAGATGGTCGGTTTATGTGTTCAGTGAGATGAAACAAAtttgacaaattaaagaaaaactcGAACGAAAGAGCGGGGAAACATAACAAGGTGTGGGTTGATCACTGAATCATGTCATGAGGATTACACTGTGGCTTTTTTTATACTAGTATAGCTCCAAAATATGTGTGAAGCATATTTAGCTGGTAAATCCTTTCAGAAACCCGTCATTTTGACTCCTTTGCCAATTTATCACCTCAAGTTGCATCATTAAAAGATGAAGAGCGACTGGATAGTACGTACCGACAATGAAACCCATTGCTAAGTTGCAATATGTAATTGCCAGGGCTTTTGAGAAGTTTGGGACCTAATCACAAAAGCTCCTGGGGTATTCTACATTTGTATTCTCAACTACGTCCAAAAGATACACAAATAGATTCCAAACTTTAACCAAAATAGATCCTAATAGTCCTGAACTGCGCTATATGAGTCCATGCTTTCATCTAAACTAAAACAACTAAAATCAGTTAGCATGTTGTATGAAACTGTCATgtatttccctttttattttatgtcatcAAAACAAATCTTGTAGCATTATAGAGAAGGTGATGTTGTGGTTGGAATTTTCAGTGAGGCAAAGATGTTGCCTTCTTACTCGTTGTCTCTTTATAACATACGTATGTGAAGGGATAAGTTAACATCAATAACATCTAGAGTCAGCATCTGAACCAAGTTTTAATAACTCAGATTTTGACACAGTACTCTTCGCCTTTAAATTGATTTATGAGTTTCTCAAATAACTCAGAGATGAATAGATTCTAGATCACAGTCCCAGCTGTTTGCTCTgtccttttttaatgttttacttaTGGGGATTAAGTACATTCACATTATTATGGATCTGGGAGTAAAGTTATGTAACTTTGTGAGCTACTTCAACAAAAATCTCtgatttcctttcctttcctttaaatCCTCACAGTATGTACAGCTGGGGCAGCCTTGTGAGAAGTGTGGTCTGTTCTCTATCAGTAGCACTTCatctgtcaataaaaaaaactcttgcaCGACCCCATGTTCCTGTTCCCCTGCTGGGATCACAGCTTTGTAGGattcctttgtctttttctctccaagCCTAGATActccaaaatgtaaaacaaaacataaactcCAATAAGTACCagaagagaaagatggagaccATTCTTACTATTACTCTATAATGTTTCAGCTTTATGCACTCTGTAAAGCACCATCCTCTCTCTGAGAAGCAGTTATGTAAAGACTCTGCCCTGGTTGGTTTTTATGCACGTAGACTGTCCATCTCCTGCCGCAGAGATAAAAACTGCTTCCCATGAAATACGTTTTCTGCTGGACAGGATGTGATGTAGACGGAGAAGAAGTCCCAGAAAGCCCTGAGGCTCAACGAGGATCCCTCAGGCGGCAGCATCAAACCCAACCCAACATTTCCACTTCCACTACACTTACAACATGACCTATCCACAGACGGATTGTGTTACTGGACATATTAAACTCAGCTAACACTGGGATGTTACACTTTAACTTGAATGAGGTCATGTGCCTATAAATATCAGCGGACGACAGACGGCTGcagtctgtctgcaggtttcGCTGCTCTCGTTTCTGCTGCCTGAACTTGGCTTTTTATTGGATTCTTTTGTTTCCAAGTGAGTCAGATCTCATGTCAAACATTTATCTACGTTTGAATTACAACCATCTTTCcaaacctttcttttttctctctggcttccttcttttcctttctttgagAGACATCTTTTCTCTagcctccccacacacacacacacacacacacacacgcacacacacacacacacacacacacacacacacacactttacatttatttctttgtgttaaaCAGATATGCAAGAATCAAAATCACCAGCTCTGATGAAGTAAAATAAGGTGTGCATGtcttgagcgtgtgtgtgtgtgtgtgtgtgtgtgaatctccTGTTGTGTGTTTACACGTGATGCGTCTCATGTGTCGGTAAGGCCTTAACAAATCGTGaaatcacacactgggacactAACATTAAATCGTTGCGGATGCAGTAATGATGGCCGGACTtctttatcagaatcagaattgggTTTtcttgccaagtacatttacacatacaaggaatttgtcttggtgtattggtgctaaacgaTGGCGTTGTTGCGGAATCATAAAGTGTAAAGGCTCAACACAGGGTTTTTGTGGAACCATTGCCAAGTTGCACtgatacacacgcacacatatgaATGCTCACAATGTTGTAAGACAGATACTGAACAGACAGATACTGAAGCCTCTGTTCAATGCACACATTTAAATCAGGCACTTGCTGAGTGCTAAAAAACCGTGAGTGCTAATGTTTCTTCATATTCACTAGGTGTGATCATATTCAATAATTTGCTGCCCAATACAACCCGAGTGTGGGGTTATATAATATGCTGTAGTGTTTACAACTTTTTGCACTTAGACTGTgtaaaaagatggatgacaaGAAAGCTTCCAGAGAGTGAAGTCAATATacacattcaatcattttttttccacctgtAAAGTTTGTTCTTAACATGCTGATTTTTACCCCGAGTGTTCATTTTTTCAGTGAAGTTTAGTAGATTTCGTTTTTTTGACGCTATATATTGAGGTATAACATCTGTACCAACACgactgacagctctgttgaggCTCATGCGGTGCTGTGTGGACTATAGATTAGCAGAGTAGAGTATAGGAAGGACGAAA
This window of the Labrus mixtus chromosome 2, fLabMix1.1, whole genome shotgun sequence genome carries:
- the LOC132988761 gene encoding PDZ and LIM domain protein 3-like, producing the protein MPLNVVLDGPAPWGFRLTGGKDFNQPLTISRITPGSKASVANLCAGDIILAIEGAPASDMLHCEAQNKIKESSSQLCLTVERNESKLWSPRVVEDGRAQPYKMNLEAEQQEYKPIGTGHNRKAQPFVAAANIDDKRQVVSSAYNTPIGLYSSGNIQDAMQGQIRGLVHQKPGSPRPLTSIEDSDVYRMLQSGEEEPQEPRQSGSFKALQESIDGDGTRPIVTRTVKAPSTKPTPPTGNLQKLPICDKCGNGIVGTVVKARDKYRHPGCFVCNDCDINLKQQGYFFVEGQLYCETHARARTRPPEGHDLITTFPSA